attcacttttttttaatatatattttcttgaGCTTGATGTTGACCCTAAAACAAAGAAATAATCTTTTAGTGAATTTAGTAAATTTTCattgcatttttttgatgtattatttatatcgtTTGagcttatatttttttggggaacacatatattattatttttaaatatgctCATATTTGGCATATATTTCAATCTATAACTATTACATATTTCACattcatcattttcttcatcataGCAGacatataatacatttGTTTGTGAATCGTTTTTATTGTACAAAAGTGTGATATCTGttgtttcatttattatagtgcaacttttaaaatttctGCATTTGTGTTCATTTTCATTGCATTTTATTTGATCTTCTTTTTGttgatataattttgaggacaaaaataatggtaatgtatttgtttttatgaTATCGAAATTATCGCTACTTTTGGAATGAATGTTACATTTGCTAGCTTCTTCATTTATTTGGTTGAAGATATGAGACGTATTCAATGGCCCTtgatttgtttttatattttgatctTCTTCTTTTGGatctttatttaaattggTAACATTACCCCAATTATTACAAGTTTCtatataattgtatatttgGTCGtctattaaattatttattttcacaattttatgcttaacatttttattagatGTTAGAGAGGATAGGTAGTTGATGACTTCTTCGTCAACTTCTAATTCAAACTCGTTAATTTCTTCACTATTTTgttcatcattattttctaaagGAAATAATTCACTGTGTTTGTTtgctttattattttcgtcGTTCCgcattttataattttccaaaactttttttattaattttgtgTGGCTAATTTTGTGTGGCTAATTTTGTGTGGCTAATTTTGTATGgctaattttatatttcaaattattattgcaTAATACTAAATCATTATGATATGCttcgaatttttttttatgtatcctattttttttaaaacttataaaaaatgcatagCGCATGAAAAGGGAAGaagaatatatacatgcataTTATGCTTAATTGGAGAcattaaagaaaataataaacatgATATTTATGCTTTTGAAAAATGTGTAAATTATATGTACTTCGGAGATGAATGCATTATGGGGCtgatgtatatatatggcgAGAAAAATAGTTTATCGGGGAAACTTTGTTTTAACTAGtcttaaaataataatttgggtacctaaatttattttcattatataaaaatatttaatggattttatatatttataataatatatggaGACTTTTTTGTCCGCATATGCACATTATTTTCacgattaaaaaaaaataatatgcaaTTGGAAATATGATTaactaataaaataatttttttttaaacaatgAAAAAGAGAGCAAAAATAGTAGCTTAATATaaagttaataaaaaacacaTGCTCAACATATGTGAAATGCATACAAAgatatatccatatattttttttaaaactattaaataaattaattgataactataaaaatgaaatacaTTTAACGAAATAgctatataatacatatttttaaggGCAAGAAATATctacaaatatatgaacaagccatatttattagtaggttattaaatttttttttttatcattctTAAATATTAGGTTATATTCTTGTTTGGGAAATTTAGtcgttttattttaaacgacgaaaatataagattaaaaaaataagttaaaaatatatatacggCATGCTTACtataatgaatttttttttaatttttcagaCTGGCTCCATACCAATAAAGTATGAAAATTTcagtttattttttccctcttttttttatccttataataaatatatcaaaaagtaaaataacTGGAAATAATTTGGTATCCGGggtaaataatatatattgttcgaatgaattaaaagataaatGTGTAATAAATAGATGGCCCAAAGGCATAAAAGAATATAGAAGAGTggataaaaattgtaaacgaaataaatatttattgtttaatatatcaaatggaaaaataaaaaatatattcacttttaaaaattcaataAGACAGATAAAAGAtaagataaaatatatgtttaaaaGGAACCAAACCGTTTTagacaaattaaaaaatttaaataaaaaaaaaaatatatggtTTATTGAAGGATATGCcaaaaatgtatttaatccggattccttttttaatgttattGGGCTTGAAGAAGTTGAAGAAATTGACATGAAATCATgtgatataataaaaaaaatagattttaacaaattgttaaataaaaagtatgtctataaaaatcaaaaagaTATTAAAAGTAATTATCGAATAGTAAGTATACAAAGGGTTAAGCGATTTGCCCTTctttacaaaaaatgttgTAATAATTGTCATAACTATAATAGTATTTgtgataataaaagaaataatatggATGATGtcattaaaaattgtaCATGTATTAgcaatatgaaaaaaagtTATGTTATATGTGTCTATACATACGTTGTTTTTAGTATACATGATATTAAAGagaataaatattacatGGTTATAAATAGcttaaataatgatgatgaaggtatattttatgaattgAAAGAATTAAATACTGAAAATACCAAACCAAGCTTAAAGTCGTATACACCTAATAAGGGGGCTGTAAAAAGTTCTAATGTTATTTCATTAACAAAgaagaattatatattaaaagatgTTAGAAATAATGCTGagcaaaataataaaaagagCAATTTCTTAAgctttaatatatttaataccTATTC
Above is a window of Plasmodium berghei ANKA genome assembly, chromosome: 4 DNA encoding:
- a CDS encoding Maf-like protein, putative encodes the protein MRNDENNKANKHSELFPLENNDEQNSEEINEFELEVDEEVINYLSSLTSNKNVKHKIVKINNLIDDQIYNYIETCNNWGNVTNLNKDPKEEDQNIKTNQGPLNTSHIFNQINEEASKCNIHSKSSDNFDIIKTNTLPLFLSSKLYQQKEDQIKCNENEHKCRNFKSCTIINETTDITLLYNKNDSQTNVLYVCYDEENDECEICNSYRLKYMPNMSIFKNNNICVPQKNISSNDINNTSKKCNENLLNSLKDYFFVLGSTSSSRKYILKKSELNFLSVQIKIDEKKIGCRKKLDPFTLTSNISVAKGIKLLNVINNDNKLKQQILELSKNKKVLLLVGDEVIYCNNQIYEKPKNKKEAYNFIKSYNNNKCYSYSSITLIELMSNKIMTGIDESVLSFTNMNDSIIENILSDESIYYCAGALKIENVIMSKYLKKIKGNIDSIFGLSLNLLFHLINLL